The Sphingobacterium bambusae genome includes a window with the following:
- a CDS encoding DUF3857 domain-containing protein, translating into MKLSPFFGTMLILLLASLHTIAAIPTLTKSAVPNWIRASQQKPVPPNLEDISEGYYFERIEYQVNLATQTRFFKNIKVLTENAGAENAGQIHLSFNPQYQTLVLHELYLLREGERIDRLKIGKFELMPYETELSRSIYNGSYAAYLLLEDLRKDDKIILSYSVKGANPVFAGKFFDTFYLQGFEPVGQVLVNYVVPKDRKLQFKGFLGAPAAQQQDLGSAISYYWDVTDESKADYEPNTPFWYATRQRVECSEFSKWSDVGKWASDVNPIPTLQSSGKLSRFADQLWQKSTGDSMTYAQLAADFVQNDIRYMGIEVGEYSHRANSPEKVFAQRYGDCKDKSVLLAALLKHKGILSELILAHSTEDYGRENYLPAPSAFNHMVLYFRIDGRGQYIDPTITNQGGPFRDRYFPFYGKVLPATAGAKLRDTEKIVAGNTRIEERFYLNKDGAATVDVVTIYTGPNADNIRSYFKQNAKNQIEKSYLNYYQKLYKQASKRAALTYEDDLANNIFRVREFYTVKQLTERDPSSNRLAVSAYATNLSSSIPEALESRLSPIALQYPLTLEHDVYLINPDDVDVPPMQENSFIDRESYYFGKNIKTDNDTLKISFRLGFHDSYVKANQVANYISDFGQKNEYFSAAVFLDDDGFITGSNTHDSTNYWSIFAFVGLLALFAVVAFRYYNSTAASSLIWLYEEPRHDSIGGWLALLAIGLFFSPIRVFFTAMLPFAFNAQVWSNLTAGNNGLPAFYMPVFLLEFAANTFIIFLSGYCCYLLMKKRDIFPQTVFFLMLFQLAAVVFDAIAANVLFNGQAEFQADPTEIVRSIIFAAIWTSYIFKSTRVKGTFVLKYGETLRPVNFHHDAPWDNETVAQETEIEKAEDQGKE; encoded by the coding sequence ATGAAATTAAGTCCTTTTTTCGGCACCATGCTGATCCTGCTGCTGGCGTCTTTACATACCATTGCCGCAATTCCGACATTGACAAAAAGTGCGGTTCCCAATTGGATCCGTGCTTCACAACAAAAGCCTGTTCCTCCAAACTTAGAAGATATTAGCGAAGGATACTATTTCGAGCGTATTGAATATCAAGTAAATCTAGCGACACAAACACGGTTTTTCAAAAATATAAAGGTGCTCACGGAAAACGCTGGTGCTGAAAACGCAGGACAAATCCACCTATCTTTCAATCCACAATACCAAACGCTGGTTTTGCACGAACTGTACCTGCTAAGGGAAGGCGAACGCATAGACCGCTTAAAAATTGGAAAGTTCGAGCTTATGCCCTACGAAACGGAACTATCAAGATCGATCTACAACGGATCCTACGCCGCCTATCTCCTGTTGGAAGATCTACGTAAAGACGATAAAATCATCTTATCCTACTCGGTAAAAGGTGCTAATCCAGTTTTTGCGGGCAAGTTTTTCGACACCTTCTATTTGCAAGGTTTCGAGCCTGTCGGACAAGTGCTGGTTAATTATGTTGTACCGAAAGACCGTAAACTGCAGTTTAAAGGCTTCTTGGGCGCACCGGCAGCACAACAGCAAGATCTGGGCTCGGCAATTTCCTATTATTGGGATGTTACCGACGAAAGCAAGGCAGATTATGAGCCTAACACCCCTTTTTGGTATGCCACGCGACAACGTGTGGAGTGTTCCGAATTTAGCAAATGGTCAGACGTTGGTAAATGGGCGTCAGACGTCAATCCGATTCCAACCTTGCAGTCCTCGGGTAAACTGTCGCGATTTGCGGATCAGCTTTGGCAGAAATCAACAGGCGATTCCATGACCTATGCGCAGCTAGCGGCCGATTTCGTTCAAAATGATATTCGCTACATGGGGATTGAAGTGGGTGAATATTCCCATCGGGCAAATAGCCCTGAAAAAGTGTTTGCGCAGCGCTATGGAGACTGTAAAGACAAATCGGTTTTGTTGGCCGCTTTGCTAAAGCACAAAGGTATTCTCAGTGAGCTTATCCTTGCCCATTCTACTGAAGACTATGGACGGGAAAATTACTTACCGGCACCCTCAGCGTTCAACCACATGGTGTTGTACTTTCGGATCGACGGTCGAGGGCAATATATCGACCCGACCATAACCAACCAAGGCGGGCCATTTCGTGATCGCTATTTTCCATTCTATGGAAAGGTGCTCCCTGCGACAGCCGGTGCCAAGTTGCGCGATACGGAAAAGATCGTCGCGGGCAACACGCGTATTGAAGAGCGTTTTTACTTAAACAAAGACGGCGCCGCCACCGTCGACGTCGTGACCATTTATACGGGGCCCAACGCAGATAATATACGCAGCTATTTCAAGCAAAATGCTAAAAATCAGATTGAGAAATCCTATCTAAACTACTATCAGAAACTTTACAAACAAGCCTCAAAACGCGCTGCTTTAACCTATGAAGATGATCTAGCAAACAATATCTTCCGCGTTAGGGAATTTTATACAGTGAAACAGTTGACCGAGCGGGATCCATCAAGCAATAGATTAGCCGTATCCGCCTATGCGACCAACCTAAGCAGCTCCATTCCAGAAGCGTTGGAATCACGACTCTCGCCCATCGCGCTCCAATATCCGTTGACTTTGGAACATGACGTATACCTTATTAATCCTGATGATGTTGACGTTCCACCAATGCAGGAAAACAGCTTTATAGATCGTGAAAGCTATTATTTTGGCAAAAACATCAAGACGGATAACGACACTTTGAAAATTTCCTTTCGACTGGGCTTTCACGACAGTTATGTCAAGGCAAATCAAGTTGCGAATTACATCAGCGATTTTGGTCAAAAGAACGAGTATTTCAGTGCCGCCGTTTTTCTCGATGACGATGGATTTATCACGGGATCAAATACGCATGACAGCACAAACTACTGGTCGATATTCGCTTTTGTAGGTCTCCTTGCGCTGTTCGCTGTAGTCGCCTTTCGGTATTACAATAGTACGGCGGCATCATCGCTTATCTGGTTATATGAAGAACCTCGACATGATAGTATCGGTGGCTGGCTTGCGCTACTCGCTATAGGTTTATTCTTCAGCCCTATACGGGTATTCTTTACGGCTATGCTCCCCTTCGCGTTTAATGCACAAGTTTGGTCCAATTTGACGGCTGGGAACAATGGGTTGCCCGCATTCTATATGCCCGTCTTTCTACTGGAGTTTGCAGCAAATACGTTCATCATTTTCCTATCAGGCTACTGCTGTTACCTGTTGATGAAAAAACGCGACATTTTTCCACAAACGGTATTCTTCCTAATGCTGTTTCAATTGGCGGCCGTTGTCTTTGATGCCATTGCTGCCAACGTATTATTTAATGGTCAAGCAGAATTTCAGGCTGATCCTACAGAAATCGTTCGAAGCATCATATTTGCCGCCATTTGGACATCATACATCTTTAAATCTACTCGGGTGAAGGGTACCTTCGTGTTGAAATACGGTGAAACATTGCGACCTGTTAACTTTCATCATGACGCGCCCTGGGACAACGAAACCGTAGCACAAGAAACGGAAATCGAAAAAGCGGAAGACCAAGGTAAAGAGTAA
- a CDS encoding TlpA disulfide reductase family protein produces the protein MKLKLTATLLLAASVAFAQQNEVNRFQQYRPIWENGTLAQKDSLATALLGEVKGYNTEQEYRTTMNLLYALGHEEDQKQLGVQAKKKFPKGSLTRDAFVSDVFYKAETSEAKEKAYKELTKKWPQKNFVGEELSYDYVLANLAGTYAKEGNATKAVSYLSEMKERFWRGNGYLPVAQTLLAAGDTTAAAPLLKTAMDDAYYYISLPEEQKDNKARFASMGYASSMSAYVGILVNQGKHAEALDLVEKALVVAPEQADGLASVYYKLLINANRKLEAFNILRGLYAKGQFGVEDDLKTLYTALNGSLQGYESFNTGLKNELLVAIREHIKEKETFKPAPAFELLNLKGETVSLASLKGKVVVLDFWATWCQPCIRSFPGMQAAQTAYENDDDVQFLFINTWERDKEYKKNVVSFIEKNKYPFEVLYDDQKDAETGQVMAAKFGVNGIPAKFVIDKEGNIRYFLTGSTPNVDYIKMEMKELIEAAKKPYKKG, from the coding sequence ATGAAACTAAAACTAACAGCAACTTTGTTGTTGGCTGCAAGCGTCGCCTTTGCACAACAAAATGAAGTCAACCGCTTTCAGCAGTACCGCCCCATATGGGAAAATGGTACCCTCGCGCAAAAGGATTCTTTGGCGACCGCCTTACTGGGCGAAGTAAAAGGCTATAACACGGAGCAAGAGTACCGTACCACCATGAACCTACTCTATGCCCTTGGACATGAAGAGGATCAGAAGCAACTGGGCGTGCAGGCTAAGAAGAAATTTCCAAAAGGATCGTTAACTAGAGATGCCTTCGTTTCGGATGTATTTTATAAAGCAGAAACCTCTGAAGCAAAGGAGAAGGCTTATAAGGAGCTGACGAAAAAATGGCCGCAAAAAAACTTTGTAGGAGAGGAGCTTAGCTACGACTATGTATTAGCCAACTTGGCTGGTACCTATGCGAAGGAAGGCAACGCTACTAAAGCCGTAAGTTACCTTAGCGAAATGAAAGAGCGCTTTTGGCGAGGGAACGGTTATCTGCCTGTCGCACAAACATTATTAGCGGCGGGAGATACCACGGCAGCGGCGCCTTTGTTAAAGACAGCTATGGACGATGCCTATTACTACATCAGTTTGCCTGAAGAGCAAAAAGATAATAAAGCGCGTTTTGCCTCAATGGGTTACGCCAGCTCGATGTCGGCTTATGTGGGCATTTTAGTAAATCAAGGAAAGCACGCCGAAGCGTTGGATTTGGTAGAAAAAGCACTTGTTGTGGCGCCGGAGCAGGCAGATGGTCTCGCTTCTGTGTATTACAAATTGTTAATAAACGCTAATAGGAAGCTGGAAGCCTTCAATATTTTAAGAGGCCTATATGCCAAAGGACAATTTGGGGTAGAGGATGATTTAAAAACGCTTTACACCGCTTTAAATGGCTCGCTTCAAGGCTATGAAAGTTTCAATACCGGATTGAAAAACGAATTGTTGGTTGCTATACGGGAACATATCAAAGAGAAGGAAACTTTCAAACCTGCACCCGCCTTTGAGCTGCTTAACCTAAAGGGTGAAACGGTATCCTTAGCTAGTTTGAAAGGCAAAGTGGTGGTATTGGATTTTTGGGCAACTTGGTGCCAGCCTTGCATTCGTTCTTTCCCAGGAATGCAGGCCGCACAAACAGCGTATGAAAATGACGACGACGTTCAGTTCCTATTTATCAATACTTGGGAACGCGACAAAGAATACAAAAAGAATGTCGTTTCTTTTATAGAAAAGAACAAATATCCCTTCGAAGTGCTTTACGATGATCAAAAGGATGCCGAAACAGGTCAGGTGATGGCTGCTAAATTTGGCGTGAACGGTATCCCCGCTAAATTTGTCATTGATAAGGAAGGGAATATTCGCTATTTCCTAACCGGGTCAACGCCAAATGTGGATTACATTAAAATGGAGATGAAGGAGCTGATCGAAGCGGCCAAGAAACCTTACAAGAAAGGATAA
- a CDS encoding MFS transporter, whose product MLDWKTNLYTCWLGCFVTGIAISMVLPFLPLLVLKLGVQDHEELWSSLVFSITFLVSAIATPFWGKLSDRYGRKIMLLRASLGMGIVIFFQAFVTEVWQLLALRAVMGITSGYIPTAVALIAAQIPSEKSGWGLSVLSTAQISGVLIGPLLGGYIADKLGISPVFISTSILLLISFFITLFLIKEDVKPKQSIVEEQPVLPPWRTLISSTRMIYALLLASMLIQVMNSSINPILLLYVKQLAPQLENLAFTSGILSAAPGFSALFAAPLLGRIGDRVGIPKVLFGALLFTVLILLCSFFATNIYQLGALRFLLGFGEGALFPCIQSLLVKHSDKRIYGRLFGFNQSSIYIGNIVGPIIGSCVAMFFDFNLIFIVVAALSLAAGTHLFLAERRLRMLKSS is encoded by the coding sequence ATGCTCGACTGGAAGACAAATCTCTACACCTGTTGGCTAGGCTGTTTTGTGACAGGCATAGCCATCAGCATGGTTCTTCCCTTTCTTCCACTACTGGTGCTGAAGCTTGGGGTGCAGGATCATGAGGAGCTATGGTCTAGCTTGGTGTTCAGCATTACCTTTTTAGTATCGGCTATAGCAACACCCTTTTGGGGCAAACTGTCTGATCGCTATGGACGAAAAATCATGTTGCTACGGGCATCATTGGGGATGGGCATCGTGATTTTTTTCCAAGCCTTTGTGACGGAGGTTTGGCAACTGCTCGCTCTACGTGCGGTTATGGGGATTACCTCCGGATATATACCTACGGCTGTCGCCCTAATTGCGGCACAAATTCCGAGCGAAAAGAGTGGCTGGGGATTGAGTGTGTTGTCAACAGCGCAAATATCCGGTGTATTGATAGGCCCACTTCTTGGCGGCTATATTGCCGACAAGCTAGGTATTTCTCCTGTATTTATCAGTACCTCCATACTACTACTTATCAGCTTCTTTATCACCTTATTTCTAATCAAGGAAGACGTTAAACCGAAACAAAGCATCGTCGAGGAGCAGCCGGTATTGCCACCTTGGCGTACATTAATTAGCTCAACGCGGATGATCTACGCGCTGTTGCTGGCCTCCATGCTGATACAGGTCATGAACAGCTCCATCAACCCCATTCTTTTACTCTACGTGAAGCAGCTCGCACCGCAGTTGGAAAACTTGGCCTTCACGAGCGGTATCCTAAGCGCCGCCCCTGGATTCTCTGCGCTATTCGCCGCCCCGCTGCTGGGGCGTATCGGCGATCGCGTGGGCATACCGAAAGTTCTGTTTGGGGCACTTTTGTTTACGGTTTTGATCCTCTTGTGCAGTTTTTTCGCGACCAATATTTACCAATTAGGTGCGTTACGTTTTCTGCTAGGCTTTGGAGAGGGGGCCTTATTTCCGTGTATACAGAGCCTGTTGGTTAAACACAGCGACAAAAGGATCTATGGACGCCTCTTTGGTTTCAACCAGTCCTCCATCTATATCGGTAATATTGTTGGACCGATAATCGGTTCCTGCGTAGCCATGTTTTTTGATTTTAACCTAATATTCATCGTGGTTGCTGCGCTTAGTTTGGCTGCCGGCACCCATCTATTTCTAGCAGAACGAAGGTTGAGGATGTTGAAAAGTTCATAA
- a CDS encoding PKD-like family lipoprotein: protein MKTAINISLALIFLLTFATSCYKDHGNYDYVAIAPLAIQDTLISGQIYVQQGGTLRLTPQVQLNGNAEDFSYDWFVYLNSASASYVQDSTRISTSKNLDYTVDPNIFTIGEDYKLTYKVTNNRNGLSYYYFYQLTVSDLFTQGWIFLEEKNNTADLSMVLKSGEIYRQIYSFRNADSPIKDPVSFTISPRSISDAVGPDGKKFYIVGKSDAIELDGTTMKKRFDFNYLFFTPPTSKAPSYIAWGGAGTSNLGLLVNKGNLHVNQVGGFPGAKKFTTQLTSPSNGYDYVLAPQYTPGNRINNVSDIYDIIMYDQKNKRFYDVSAGALKKFDDVAINTSVFDMNNVGLDLIKLDSSNVQTLRNAIMKDSDGKGYLLRFKTTRSAEDPYITVSKAEIKAPGIAQALDAVCSTLTPHLFYAFDGKLYRYEVTSDTYKEAFSFGAGETLTRIKFERHGYGLNTPRLVLATWNGVEGKVYYLPVGADGNVGTLDKTYTGFGKIIDMELKF from the coding sequence ATGAAAACAGCGATAAATATATCTCTAGCACTTATCTTTTTGTTGACGTTTGCCACGTCCTGCTATAAAGATCATGGAAACTACGATTATGTAGCTATTGCCCCGTTAGCTATACAGGATACGCTTATTTCCGGACAGATTTATGTTCAGCAAGGGGGAACTTTGCGGTTGACGCCGCAAGTCCAACTAAATGGAAACGCAGAGGATTTCAGCTACGACTGGTTCGTCTATCTAAATTCGGCCAGTGCCTCTTACGTCCAAGATAGTACCCGCATCAGTACATCAAAAAATTTGGATTATACAGTAGACCCAAACATTTTTACCATAGGAGAAGATTATAAGCTAACCTATAAGGTTACCAATAATCGAAATGGACTTTCCTATTACTATTTTTATCAACTCACCGTTTCTGACTTATTTACCCAAGGCTGGATCTTTCTGGAAGAAAAAAATAATACAGCGGATTTGTCAATGGTGTTAAAAAGTGGAGAAATATACAGGCAAATTTATTCTTTTCGGAATGCGGATAGTCCTATAAAAGATCCTGTTTCGTTCACTATTTCACCGAGGTCTATATCCGATGCCGTAGGGCCAGACGGCAAGAAGTTTTATATCGTAGGAAAGAGCGATGCAATTGAGCTCGACGGAACCACCATGAAGAAGCGATTTGACTTCAACTATCTTTTTTTTACGCCACCAACATCTAAAGCACCATCTTACATTGCTTGGGGTGGAGCGGGAACAAGTAATTTAGGTTTACTTGTTAATAAGGGTAATCTACACGTTAATCAGGTGGGCGGTTTTCCTGGCGCAAAGAAGTTTACAACGCAACTCACCTCTCCTTCAAATGGATACGACTATGTACTTGCACCGCAGTATACACCAGGGAATCGCATTAACAATGTAAGTGATATCTATGATATCATCATGTATGACCAGAAAAATAAGCGATTTTACGACGTGAGTGCCGGGGCACTGAAAAAATTCGATGATGTCGCTATCAACACCTCGGTATTTGATATGAACAACGTAGGATTAGATCTTATCAAGCTAGATTCATCTAATGTGCAGACCCTTCGAAATGCCATTATGAAAGATAGCGACGGGAAGGGTTACCTCTTGCGCTTCAAAACCACGCGTTCCGCCGAGGATCCATATATTACGGTTAGTAAGGCCGAGATTAAGGCGCCAGGAATTGCTCAGGCGCTAGATGCGGTATGTTCGACGCTGACCCCGCATCTATTCTATGCGTTTGATGGCAAGCTCTACCGTTATGAAGTAACGTCGGATACGTATAAAGAAGCATTTTCTTTTGGAGCTGGCGAGACGCTGACCCGTATCAAATTTGAGCGTCATGGCTATGGGCTGAATACGCCTCGTCTTGTGCTCGCCACTTGGAATGGAGTCGAAGGGAAGGTTTACTATTTGCCTGTAGGCGCTGATGGCAATGTTGGCACTCTAGATAAGACATACACCGGATTCGGGAAAATTATTGACATGGAACTAAAATTTTAA
- a CDS encoding DUF4843 domain-containing protein, translated as MKLLINIQFVFMITLLMSSCSQDEQLMYQDDPSVYFYKRGGGLDSVDYSFALETTDVTTDTIGLTFRIMGLARDYDRPISLMLEEGSNAKEGYHYKVENLFIPAGEYEVDASLIFFRRAGLKDSTIVGKLKVVDNSELKAGYNDVVVGAAFDRLSYRFTLTDKLSKPSIWDARWLPLFGEYSNTKLLFLTGSTGYKTWNAFVSLPQDQNQMVQNARYALYEHERDQGPLLDENGNRVVLP; from the coding sequence ATGAAATTATTGATTAATATACAGTTTGTTTTTATGATTACCCTGTTGATGAGTAGTTGCTCGCAGGATGAACAACTCATGTATCAGGATGACCCCAGTGTTTATTTTTACAAACGTGGAGGAGGCTTAGATAGTGTAGACTATTCCTTTGCCTTGGAAACAACCGATGTAACAACGGACACCATAGGTTTGACCTTCCGCATTATGGGCTTGGCAAGGGACTACGATCGGCCTATTTCCTTAATGCTTGAAGAAGGCTCAAATGCAAAGGAGGGATACCATTATAAGGTGGAGAACTTGTTCATTCCCGCTGGAGAATATGAGGTCGACGCTTCGTTGATCTTTTTCCGAAGGGCGGGCTTAAAAGATAGCACCATCGTGGGGAAACTAAAAGTTGTGGATAATAGCGAGCTGAAAGCTGGCTACAACGATGTGGTCGTGGGCGCAGCCTTTGATCGCTTATCTTACAGATTCACGCTCACCGACAAGTTATCCAAGCCCAGTATATGGGATGCGCGTTGGTTGCCATTATTTGGTGAATACTCCAATACAAAACTTCTTTTTTTAACCGGTTCCACTGGCTACAAAACGTGGAATGCTTTTGTTTCACTGCCGCAAGATCAAAACCAAATGGTACAGAATGCCCGTTACGCGCTGTACGAACATGAACGCGATCAGGGGCCATTATTAGATGAAAACGGCAACCGTGTTGTATTACCTTAA